acaattgcgcagctatcgtATTCTcggttttgtcgacacatttgacgTTCTATTACGACGAACTTCCCGAATTTCGCAGAATCCCGACGGAATTTCGcgaatattatatgtaatagatATACCGCTATACGCGTGTCATTTTTTCTTCcgcaagtgcggcgagataaACTAACATTAACATCGAATTGGAAAATTTGCCTGACTTGACACTtcacgttatatggaattttttacgcaGTACGAAGTAAAAACTTCACATGCATTTTTTACTGGAATtcacgttataggaggtatactgTACTAGTTATTTCTAAGGTGTTGCAAtacaaatttttaatgaaaaaacctAGACTTGGAGTTGGGAAACGGACTtcaatacaaacagaaacaacgaacaaattaatagttattaatgtaatcaagtcattattagtctggttttgtggacacttttctactgatcatttgctACTTTGGGTTTTTTATGATTATGAATGTCAAATAGTATtggtcaaataaaagtggcattAGAATAAAAGTGGCATTAGAATAAAAGTGGCATTAGAATTAAGGGTTgtgctatatttttcaacccttccatAGTGGCACTCAAAttgaggtggcgttcaaataaaggttttacggtatatgttATTGTGATGATTATAATTAGACAATTATGGCTGTGTATATTATAGCTGTACTATAtctatttattatcttattaatATGTCATCCCCAGGTTATGTGGCATTTATTATAATGTACAGACAATTACATGATGATCAGTGTCTGTCTGCTATAACACGGAAGCATTGGGGAAATGTATGTTTAAAgattgacctgcaacaaaattcacattataattatttggtatcaaaagattcaccatgtcttacactgttgtgttgtaggtgcaaaatatgtgggaatgtgattacaagctcttaaaagctaaaaaacgaacagttaatcgctgccacacgagaccgccttagtttggattctctttccagaacggctcaaatgtgacgtagttgtgggagatggtttctgtttacactttcatgcaaccttattcgtcgaaatattttcacaaatgtacttcacgcattcaataaaaccatgtttattgttcttacgcgtcagttttatcatcattttaatgctgtcacttctagcagtgatatcttataacttactgttaaaattcatttaattttttaaccttacctcgaaggagtacatatcattgtctgataatcaagacgagcctgttggtcacctgtgataatcgaagagtgctgcaaaaattatttgcgaagtattgggtcacatgatcagattacgacttgacgattagatcaagccgaaaaaaaaactgtaaagtagcgagcatctatatttgatacggggtcttcggtaaaaccggaagtgtttgtcataaactagtgctacgataagttttatattgagcttttcattggcctttcaattcacgtgagaacatcacgtgacaagacgataaccaaactgtaatgactacgtcagagtaATAAActgattctaatctacggcggcttttcgttttttgagcttttaagagcttgtaatcacgtttccacatattttgcacctacaacacagcagagtaagacatggtgaatcttttgataccaaataactgtaatgtgaattacgttgcaagtcaaccattaagaaTAAAAACCTATATATTTACCTATCTATTAAATTTGGTTGACAAACTGTTTAAACTTTATTATTCTCTTGTTACCTGGAGACggtttttaaccctttggcaggcaGAGCGACATTATTGTCGTTTCGCGATACTGACGCCAATGGGCAGAGCGATCATTATGTCGCCACGCGAACGTTTTTTGTAAAGTAATTTGTGGTTAGcttattgcatttttttctttaattttttactaatagtaaactaaaatatattggtcTCTGGTAGCAACCAAAAAATCAGccgttttgagaaaaaaacgaTTGTTTTTGCAATATTAAACGAACgaaaaatctgaaataaaaacgtatttgaataaaatggagatttttgtttgtagcttgtttatcCTTCTGTTACTGCTTTCTGAATATTTTACCAGAGTGCAACAACATTCTTTTGCTGTCATGGCGTTCTCCAAAGGCTATAGGCAAAGGCAAAGCTATAAAGGAACAATAATAAGTACACGATGCCAAGAGTGGTGTAGGCCTCTGCAAGGAGAAATGCTTCCAAAATTACTAGAACTAGAAAAACACTTATATAAGAATTTGacttctaaatatttatttgtattcaccggtataataaaaacacaatatgcatatacaatatcataaataaaagtgtattaatgatttttttaaatcaatttgtgaaaaattaatccTCCCAAGGGGGTCTCAAATTGCCCAAAAAAACTTGCCTGCAAAAGGTTAATATGTTCTTGACATTTGTATTAAATGTATCTTTTCAAGCTACACAATTGATGAAGAATGCTGGAAATGCTACAAAGTCACCAGTAACTACACCATCTACTGAAGTGTTAAAGGATATCAGTACTGTCAATAGTACAGCTCCTGAACCTATGGTTACTACCTCCATTGCTAAAGAGCTGCTACCAAACACAAATGACTCAAAGCGCTCTTCCCTGACTGATCACATTTCAGCCAACACTGTCAGCTCACCACACGTTGGCTGTAGTGAAGAACCTGCGGTGACTGGTCCGCCGGCGTCACGCGTGGAGACACCTGCTAGCTGTATGACATCAGTTGCATCACAACTTTCCTCGCCAACTGTTACCTTGTCATCGGTGTCATCAGCTGACCATGTTTCACCATCTCCACCTCAACCTATGTCTTGGGCCAAATTGTTCACCAACAGCAGCTCCTCCCCTGTCACATCCGCTGACACTCTGCCCACACCTAAAAAGGTTGTACCCCCGATTTCTCTCACCAACGGTGCACCTGATGAAATTGGAGGTAAGCTAATACTCAATCAAATGCTGTTATCTATGTCACACTTACCTGACCTTCAGACCGAACATTTTAAGTTACACATATACTTTGATATTGGTGTTCTGTTTCTGCGCATTCATAAGTTTGCTATTATTTCATGCTATCTGATATATCATTTTATGATATCTATAAATTTGAAAGtgtataaaaattgacattgcATAAGATGAGTAATTTCTAGAAGTGGTCATAGCGGTATGCGGCATATAATCGTGTATTCATCGCTTTCATGTATAAGTCGATGGGTATTTCAAGACccaaattgtattattataggTACTACTCATGTATACGTTACCTCCACTGTTGCAGAATAGTGCGGAATAATTATATCGAATCTGAATCAATTTTGCTATTCCGGAATAAAAACTAGATTTTATTCGGAAATTACCGTTGTCAAACTTCTCTTAACTTCTTTCAAAATGTATTACATGTTACATTCCAAACCGGCCGGAGGTAGTACCGCAAAACGATGCAGTACAGGTTGCTGCCATGTTATGATTGAGCATGCCTCATGTAAGCTTGTTTACTGGTAATATTTACCGTATTTTCACAGATATTTGATATAATTCTTGGAAGTAAGTTAAACGTTCATATGGTAAAGCACCTATATTATGAGTTTTTGTTAAGGCTTCCTACCGCAATGCAGTTTGTGTATTGCATGTATAATAacggagttgtcttttcatattCACATTTTATTTGACTCAGCAGCAACATGCCCATTAACATTACTCATGTGTAAGTCGACCCTAAACATCTTACCTTAAAATCGGCTCCCAGAAACTTGACTTATACACGCCTATATACAGTAtgttgtttttataaatttatattcatGCCAAATTGCAGGTTAGGTCAGTGATCTTAATTGCTTTTGTGCTAAGGGGAGCCAACCCTTACAGACAACCTGAGGGAGGCAATGTGAAACCATCTCAGTATTCTAGAAAATCTCGGGAAATATCAAATCTAAGCAATTAGATCATGACCAGAGGGACTTGCTCATGACAGAAACTAAGTTTAATGTAGAGTAGGTTGAACCTGCCCCTAACACAATCTCCATCTCAGTTTACACTTGCAGTACTTCCTCATAGGCTCACATGTACAACAGTGTTAACATATGAAGCTGACCTCGGAATGGACTAACgtaatatgtatttatttatgcgTTGTATGGAGGATATATCTGAAAAAGATCTCAGTGTAATCACAAACCTTATGCTGTGATTCCTAGTTCTTCCGATTTTGTGGTTCCCATTACAAACATGAATTTCGCcaaatgtgaattttgtaaTGGGCCAGAAAATCTGCAGCTTCTTTATCATCATAAATTGCCAAAAAAATGTTGAAGTTTTCTACAATTAATAATGCCTGACTCGAAAAAACTTAGAACGTTTGCTTATTTCTAAATCCAGTAACACCAGTAGTACTTAGTCAGGAAGGTGAATAATATCTGCTGCAACAATTGACATTTTTCCAGTAACTGGATAAATTGCTGTTTTTGGAAATTTCACATGttgtaaattataaaaacttacTGCCTGAGCTTGCAGGGAGTAGAACTGAACTGGTCATCTACCGATATCCGCCCCTCTCTGTCTTTATTTTAGATTATGAACCAGTGAAAAGTTGGTATATTTTGAGCACTGTTATTTGTTAACAAAGATGCCTTGTTGAAACTTAACattttaaatgtaaaacaaaCTTCAAAACTGGTAATTAGATTGTCATAAACACATATTTCCTTACTATCCTTCATTTTCTTTTGACGTCATCATATCGAGTCATCATTTCGAGGGCACATGCGCTGATTCACGGAAACGCCACCGTATTTCTAGACAAACAAGCGCCTTTCTCGTTTACTTTGCATTATTGAATAGTACTTTTGTTGCCATGTCGATTTTATATCATGATTCTCTGGAAGTAAGTGTTCATCATGGCTGAACAAATTTGCAAACAACAGGGTCGGTCACAAAATTTATTGCAGAAGGTTTTTGTTTTCAATGGTTAAAActgtctacaaagatggcggacGACGATAATTCATGGTCACACACTCACGGAATGATGTCAccaaaaaacgaaggatagatGCTACTAATCCATGTATCTATTTGATTCCAATACAACTGCATGGTCTTCCAGTAACACTCTGTGTTCTCTTGTTGACAGCTTTATTGGAGAAGTTGACTATCAACCCTATGGCCGTGCCTCTGCACGCCAGACGACTCATCAACAAGACCAACTGGTGTTATGTGAACTCCACTCTACAGGCACTGCTCGCTTGCCCACCGTTCTACCACACCCTCAAGGCCATTCCTGCATATCCACCTCTCTCTAATATTTCTGCTAGACAATCTTCCATGCCAGTCCTCGATGCCATGTGAGTACATCTAGTGCTTAGTACCTTTTGTTCCACTTGTTCTGTTTCCCTGTTGTCTTTCTAGCTTGTATTCTTAGCATAAAATTTCTTGCTTGTCCAAATCGCTAGTTTGCTGTTTAATTAAAACTGAAATATGATATTGAGTCACTATAGCAAATGACAGCTTGATTTGATTTATGTAGTTGTGGTTTCAATTCTTTGGGATTAATTCTATTCGTTTAGTCCAAATTTCAACTGAACTCTCTGACTATGAAACTAGTTTAAGCTAACAAGGAATGACAACTTTAACTCCGTCTCTTCTTGACATAAACTTCAGTTCGAAATGTGTGATGCAAATATGTGTCCCCAACCTTGCAGGGTTGAGTTCGTGAATGCATTTGAGGTGATGCAGCCTGAGAAACAGGTGGAGAAGGCCAAGAAAAGGCGGGAACTTAGATCTGGGGAGCCATTCGAGCCGAGCTCAGTCTACAACGTTCTCAAAGCAATGACAAACTCGGAAGCAATGTTTACCAAGGGCAAACAGGAAGATGCCGAGGAGTTCCTGACGTGTCTCCTGAACAAGATGAATGAGGAAATGGTCACAGCTATCAACAAGTACAGAAAAGAACACGACTCTCCTGGTTAGTTAGTGTCTCATGagtgaataattttgaaaaCTGTTGTTGTTTTCTGGAGAATTGGTGTTGGTGTTTCGGCACTGTTGATGGTATATATACCTTGGATTCTGGTGTACAAGTCGACCCGGACTATAAATCGAGGTCTAATGTTTGCTtcaaaaatctttgttttgatTTACGTGTACTTTCCATATAAGTCGACCCCTTCTCTAGCTCAAATCGTTTGGTCGCTAATAGTTCAGTCGGCATCAGAAGCAGGCGATGTGTTGCTGAAGAAACGACATTCAAAAACGCCATCAGTAAAAGCACTTGTTTTTTTGTTGTCGTCGGCAATACGTGcaacaattaacaaaagaaagaacaaaaaacaaaacttcATCATATTGGTCCACCTCACCAAAAGAACAAAATTGTCACCTTTGATAATATGTATGATTCTAACAGAAAACTTGCTGCAAGGCAGACTTTTGTCAGGAATCTAAgattcatgtacaagaaaaagtTTGGATGGGCAATAGTGGATGagtcaaatatattaccaaagTGTGGGCTTGTGGGCAACTACTATGAAAAAAAGCATTAAATTCGAGAAACACGTTCTCAAATAAGAATTTTAGCGATGACAATTTGAATGGGTCGTTGTGTTTGCTTCGTCTCTTGTTGAGCAGGATTagtagtattttactattttataaataacatTCCTATAtgtcatgtaattttgatttgctaTGTTAACATTGGCATTGTTAACATGAATATTTGAATTGCAGTTGTCAATGGCCACGATCCTTCATCAGCGGAGGAAGATGATGAGGGAGAATGGAGACAGGTCGGGCAACGGAATAAGTCTGCTGTTACCCACAGCAATGTGGACAAGATACGCACGCCCATCTTAAATATATTTGGGGGTCAGCTCAGATCAATCTTGCACACCGGTAGCAATGAGTCTGTTACCATCGAGCAGTTTTTCACAGTACCTCTAAATGTGCAGGTAATATGATACAAGTATTTTTAGATACCACTGCTGGTTCGCAgctaaataatgtaataaataaaaataaatagataataccgtacttttcggactattaaccacACCAGTATATAAGCTGcttctgttttatttttaaaacaaacaataaaacaatacataggccgcaccttttgtataggccgcagaactcagggcggtgctttttaacacggcagcaactttgctggttaaaacggaacagtgccgttagtcACTGTTCCATATTAACCAGCAAAGTTTTTTCTTTTCCGAGCGGTGAAATTAAAATCCAAacaatagccgcacccttatataagccgcatggcccAAAACATTAGAAAAGattagcggctaatagtccgaaaagtacggtaataataagatgataataatatgatacaattaatctACCAACCAGCTTAATATTCAGTTTACAGTTACTGTAATAGAATGCATTGTAGCTGTAGATGGCTATTGCATACCTTTTAGTAGATGGATgtgttattttaataaatatgttgtatATCAGGATAACAATTAACTTTCCTTGAACAGAGTTGAAAGAGTTGACTCTGTGAGCTGAACCTGCTAAGATACTTGGAGATGTTTTATAAACCAAGCATCTTATTTAGTTCTGTGTCTTTTATGTGTGCAGACAAACAAGACCGTGGAGGAGGCACTCCATGCCTTTGTCAGTAAAGAATCAATAGATGATTATACATGCCCACAAACTAAACAAGAGCTCAATGCGCACAGGAAACTTACATTCGAGCTCCTCCCACCTATACTGATTTTACATCTCAAGTGTTTCGTCTATGACAAGCATGGTGGGTCCCAGAAGGTTCTCCATGAAATGAACTTCAATGATACCCTCGAGTTCGACAAaggtttgttttgtttttaattttccatTGTTTTTTTGCTGTCGAAAAAATAGAATTTCCTAAAACAGAATAagcacaaacaaaaacagttgaCAAATCTACTAAATAATCTGTAACACCCGGTAATAATTTCTATTTAACGCTAATCAATAAagctatttacaaaattttgtaagttttcatatgtctatttttcatttaacaaaaatgaTTTATCGTTCGTTGGTTTAGCCCAGCTTGCAGGATGCTGATTCATCATTGATTACAAAGAACTTGTGATGATTGTTAGTTGTTCATGTACCTAAGTACCAAATTTGAATGAACACTTAAAAACCAGTTGATACAGTTGATGTAAATTCGTCCCACAACTTATTGTAAATACATCTGTTCTGACTACATTCAGATTATAGGAATTTTACGCTATGCGATGTGTGAAATACTAGTAACTTGACCACTCCGTTTCAAGACTTTCCCAACCTCAAACCTTTGTCACTTCAAAACGCAACTAAACttattaatttaatgactgtacagtaactgtaacAGTAactcatttattatttttgtttaacatatacatttaccattgtaacttttaaacgtcatatcatgaaaaaagtgtttttctacagtttaaataaatttggacaaaaaacaatacaactgtaaaagtattcaaatgattttgaatttttgaatgatttcaaatgagaaaagtgtttttgtacagttcaaatgaatagagggaaaaaataaaacaactgtaataaaagttttcaaacgACTATCTTTtaagcttcatatcatgaaaaaagtgttttgttgaaaacaactgtaagaaaaataaaaatgtaaaagtgtttaaatgtaaatatgaaactattattattactattagcatgtaatatattaactttagtaactatagttacctacaataactgtaGCGTATTTAGTtgctatgatctgcaagaaaatgtaacatgatgtactatgtgcagtacacaCTTCggggagttcttaccttggAGAACTCTGtagatattttactaaacttgaaACTTTCCACTAAAACTTTTTTACCTATCTGGTTGCGGattcgtttttactataataatgaaACGGAAGTATAATAAaaaacgctgaactgagatagcgagcAAATTATATCTCGTTCCAGCATTGTGGGAGGTATTTTGGCAAATACCATAtggacatttttgttattttgtcgcAATCAGTACACCAATCACAAAActttaatttcaacaaaaccttTTGTTATGGTATGGCAAAAAACAAATTCAAAATCAAGTCAAAGTCAAAATCCATGAAATAGAAAGTATTTCCTTGAGCATGAGCCACCATTTTAACACCGAACGCATAAACTGCTTTCTAAGcttattgtattttttatgcGAGTTTCAtacataataatctatatataaatttcaaagtctGTCGTTGTTCAGTcagtccagctatagctattaaaatctaggaatgaaagattCACTTCATGCTGGActtgaactcggaacctcctGTTCACCAGGAGAGAACCTAACCAAATTAAGCTACATGaaatacaatggattcattaggcaatATGAGTCGTTATCTCTGTTAAAATAGGCATAGAACTCAAAGCGTTCCgtaacatcactaaagcttgctctcacggctcttattagtgagCTTAGCAAAACAGATAGTAGCTTACTCacattagtcattggcaatgtgccaggctaatggcaagtaacagacaactacattacccaccactgttcataagctgtttttaatacctgttcAACGCCTGGCATTCAGTTAGTAAGTAGATGAAGATTTTTTTGGATTGATTTTCAGCTCGTATTTGGACTTCAGTGCCAGTATTTGAAGACCGAGATTGTACTTACGCATTAGTGTGAATGTGATCTGGTCTGATTATTTCCGCTTGTGAATAATCAGGTTCATCGAGAAAAGGAATTCAGATGTTCATAAATATGGTAGAGTATACGAGAGATTTCTTTTTTTTCTagtattttatttgttctaatCTTTTCATGCGTATTTTTACCCTGCAAAGGCTGAACCATTAAGTAGGAATAGATAATTCTGTCACACGAAAATATTAAACGCGAATGTTTTTAGTTAAGCTGTCTTAAATAAAAGCTTCTATCACTACCAAGCAAAAATCGCAGTCCCTTCCATAAATGAAACATGTTAGTAAATGCCCTTCACGTATTATGCGTATATAACAGGTCTTTGTTAACAAATGAAACGTTTTAGTAAATTCCCTCTAGGTATTACGCGTATATAACAGGTCTTTGTTAACAAATGAAACGTTTTAGTAAATTCCCTCTACGTATTACGCGTATATAACATGTCTTTGTTAACAAATGAAACATGTTAGTAAGTCCCCTCCACGTATTATGCGTATATAACATGTCTTTGTTAACCAATGAAACATGTTAGTAAATTCCCTCTACGTATTATGCGTATATAACAGGTCTTTGTTAACAAATGAAACATGTTAGTAAATGCCCTCCACGTATTATGCGTATATAACAGGTCTTTGTTAACAAATAGTTGAGTGTCGTCGCTGCAAGCTCATGGTCCGATTGATATCAACAGAACATCTATTGCCATGTTTTCATTCTTGTCGGCTTGTTTTAAGCACAAAACATTGTAAAGGAGTCTGTTGTGTTCTTTTACTATCCCACAAGGAACCACACTAATTTGAGTATATAaggcaaatatattttttccaatatatatataaatacagtgaaaATGTGCATACAATTAACTGCATGGAATGAATCTTCCCTGTTTTCTGGCTCCTTTTATACGATGCGTGTCGATAGGCTCTACCCTCTGGGTAGATCCTATCGAGTCACAGTTCAGTCTTCATTTTTGCCGGTTCGGTGGCCGGTCCAGCTCTACTACCAGCTGACGGCCGGGTGTACTTTCGTCCGGTTTGGTCTCCTTCGCGAGGCCTATTCGAGTCCCTAGCAGCTCGGAAGGGCCGCCTTCTTAGTGTCAGCCTCGCCAATCGGTGGTGGTGGGCTCCTTGGCCCCGGGCTCGACTATTGTCTTCCGTTACAATATTTCTGTAGTTGTAGGAATTGCTAGTATTTAATTAGTATTTAAttagaaaaattgtttttttaaaattcGTATTGTAACAGTTTTTATCTTTCGTAATGAACAATGACACAAAATTGTCAGGAAGTATCTGTTATCCGCATTGTTACGTCTCTTTACGCTGATCACCATATATGTCTTTGCTACTTTTAATTTCAGAGCTCTTGGCTAAATATGGTCCAAAAGGTCAGAGGTCATACAAGCTCTTTGCAGGTAATCCTTTCCTTATCCTCATAGTGAACATGGAAAGTAAGATCAAAAGAAGTGATAGCTGGTTGTCAGTTGAGATACAGATAAtataattttctattttatttctgttcatacaaattaaatttaaatagttttaccTCAATTAAATGTTGTTAGCTGTACAGATGAAGTGTGCTTCAGTGGTGTTGATTCTTGTATCAAGCTATTTGTGGTTAATAAAGCTTTCTTGTACTTACAGTGGTATATCACTCAGGAGCAAAGACAACCGGTGGTCACTATCATACAGATGTCTATCACACAGGAGTACAGAGTTGGGTGCGCTTTGATGACAACTCAACTAGTTTAATTGAAAAGAGTGACGTATTCAAGTCAAAACACCCCTGTGTTCCGTATTTGCTCTACTACAGGCGCGCTGATAGTAGATAGCGCTCAATAGGATAGTGGACGGAAAGAGTAGACGACTCCTTGCAACAAGGAAATTCCTACGTGTCATGCAATGTATACGATAAGCTTCCACTATATATACAATTACAAATTATCAGGCACCAGAGACTTTGGACCTGAGTTTTAGAAAGTACaaaactactataactattatctTTGTTTGTTAGAGTGTCAGCAGGCAGCATCCACACAGTCTCAGTAATTATTAGTTAGAGACATTTTTGTATATTGATAGTTATTTTAGCCATTTTGGTATATGTATGAGTAGATTCTGGATCAGCTGCGTGCCCAAATATGGTATCACTGACACTTTCATCCAGTCATTCATATTTCTCTCTTTTCTTTAATAttcaattgtgacaaacactgAGTCCTCATCTCTAGCATTCATTTCTTCCAGTGATATTAATAATTACTCAAATGGTGATTGCCCTTTGGGTGGCAAATACTACTCTAGGGATGACCAATGTTACATCTATGAAAAATGAGTAAATAGTGGGCGATGAAGATACGTCTATGAAAATTGATTGAATGTTAGTGTGCATTAGCAGAGTTACGTCTATGaatatgttaataaatattAGTGTGCATGAGCTTGGTTACATCTATAAAATTTGTGTGTCACGTTCATGTGTTTGCCTGCTCTAAAATGATTGCTGTATCTACTACTGCTACAGTATTATGCATCTAAACTGTCCATGCTTGTCTTTAGTAATCCTTTTCAttgagtaaaattttatagattGCGATTTTGTCTTCTTTCAATCACaataacttttgtttgagattttCTACAAACTGTGAGTTGGTTTTGATGATATTTGATAATGTAATTGTTCATTGCTCAGGTCACTAGGTGCCTGTACTTTCTCTGTACATAATACATTGTGGGAAAGACTGCTATAAGGTTTTCATTCATTTACCTTAAGATGGAAGCCTTGAATAATGGTTATTTATTGCCAGAATAGTCTAGCAATAAATAtactattttattgtttcaccCTTGTTACTAGATGCTCTAACTAGTGTAGAAAAAGTAGATGTTAGCTGCTGCAAGTTTAGATAGTTGGTTGAATTTGTTGGCTAAAGATTATGGCTGGAGTTTTCCGCTCGGCCTGTTTTATTCGTAACACAAGTAAGAAATGAAACCTGCACTGAAGAATTGAAACCTGCACTAGAAGAACATCATTCTTGTAttggaatatataaatatacacagcATACAGTTGTAAATGACATAAAACTATGTGTATGCTATAATATAGGACTTGAATCAGACACTTCAGCAATAAAACGCAAAGTATTATCTTTGGTCTTTAGCAAGGATCTTGTTGCCACATTTCATCATAATATATGTGTTGTGGAATGAAAACTTCCATGGTGAATAAGGTAGTTTTATTGTTGATAATGTCGTAACATGCACATTCCAACAATTGCTTTTTCCATAGATTTATGCAGTCTAAAGGTTAGTTTATCAACCATTAggcacaaaataaatttataatcaAGTTGTTCATAATTTAAATCATTCTTGTAAGTTTAAATAAGTGttaaacattaaattatttgaaaagttattgAATTATTGATTACCAAGCTACTGAGTTTCTAGTAAGATAATACTGTATATTAACTGACCGTCACATTTCTCTCCT
Above is a window of Watersipora subatra chromosome 3, tzWatSuba1.1, whole genome shotgun sequence DNA encoding:
- the LOC137389838 gene encoding ubiquitin carboxyl-terminal hydrolase 10-A-like, with the protein product MLQPNSERLLQFIGESEVGVPVGEDILSRLLDKSNPSRRVEFLSWNSKTFTCDQPQVEDTSVATEDTGLSNEAARQIRATENGLPKLPETSPLNEPPNLNPNAKVFVPRKSYTPQPAVPGPRPGILVENGFRPSSTGFMPPLAPDNSVRPFTPNMPNGPLMYHPHTSQQQRYQQPAAVSVAQHIPFSSAIAKTPHPGGPPRMYNQSCNVPPTIYPVHFPLTQPQQDTHVTECLPLTHTVVSSQPTVTHEPSAPIKTLLKRDVPVSTSGLADGGSHSTEIKVNSTNVLAQNSVVEKEVNSVSDGTGEFRLQFGDVESVSEKNDSVEIMTGRAIFTPATQLMKNAGNATKSPVTTPSTEVLKDISTVNSTAPEPMVTTSIAKELLPNTNDSKRSSLTDHISANTVSSPHVGCSEEPAVTGPPASRVETPASCMTSVASQLSSPTVTLSSVSSADHVSPSPPQPMSWAKLFTNSSSSPVTSADTLPTPKKVVPPISLTNGAPDEIGALLEKLTINPMAVPLHARRLINKTNWCYVNSTLQALLACPPFYHTLKAIPAYPPLSNISARQSSMPVLDAMVEFVNAFEVMQPEKQVEKAKKRRELRSGEPFEPSSVYNVLKAMTNSEAMFTKGKQEDAEEFLTCLLNKMNEEMVTAINKYRKEHDSPVVNGHDPSSAEEDDEGEWRQVGQRNKSAVTHSNVDKIRTPILNIFGGQLRSILHTGSNESVTIEQFFTVPLNVQTNKTVEEALHAFVSKESIDDYTCPQTKQELNAHRKLTFELLPPILILHLKCFVYDKHGGSQKVLHEMNFNDTLEFDKELLAKYGPKGQRSYKLFAVVYHSGAKTTGGHYHTDVYHTGVQSWVRFDDNSTSLIEKSDVFKSKHPCVPYLLYYRRADSR